The sequence below is a genomic window from Dermacentor andersoni chromosome 6, qqDerAnde1_hic_scaffold, whole genome shotgun sequence.
TGAGAGTCTCTGCTAACAATGACCAGTGTGTGGGCACACATCATCCTTGTAGCATTGGTTTGCAAGTCTTACATTCCATTCCCAAAACTCTCTCATCACACCCAATGTTATGCTTGTTACATGTGCAGGTTGTGCATGCATACTGCGTTTGAGTGGACCATTTCACGAATCATCTCATCTGGAGAAGCATGCCAGGTGTACGACCAGGCAAACATCTCCAGCATTCCTTAAAAcatgtccctctctctctcaaggTTTTGTTTATGAATGCCAATTCATGCTCTCCCTTCCAACTTTCGCTTTAGATTTATTGCACTGGTTGAAATCTAGCTAAGAGCAAATCTTTGCCAACACACCCTTCTCTGCATTAATGCGCGTTGGCTAAATTTGTAAGAAAATGCCCTTTTTTCGAATTGGACTGCTCTCACTGGCTAAAAGTTCAAACATGTAATTTTTATTTTAACAACACACCGAATTACAGCGGTGAATTCCATGCATATTGGTTCTCATTAGTATAATGCGCACGGATGTACGCATGCACACAAACAAGCAGTGGAACCTCAATGCAAGAACAATTAAATAAAAAGCATGCTAGCCCACCAGCATTTTGACGAGATACGGATGTCGAATCCTCTTGTACTGCCTTTCCCAACACAGATGGCATGGTCTGGAGAAAAATGTTGCTGGGTTAGAAGTGCGTACGAAGAACTCTTTTTTCGAATCCGATGGCAATATGGTAACATGAATTTAGGGTCGTCCTCAATCCTAACGTGCATGCAATTCTTGACCCGTTTTATCGGAAGAAAGGTCCACGTTAGATTCGACAAAATACAGTATTTCAAACTCCATATCTATGCTATCTTGtgttatatatacatacatatatatacatatacgtacatatatacacatatacatacatatacttCTACAATCATCCAGGTATATAGGTTGGAAATGTGGTATCCATAGTATCCATAGCTCTTCTCCATTTGGGAATCGATGCCATGGCagcgacactttttttttctcctttgaatTTTGTGCTCTGAAGACACGCTAACTTGGGATACAGTTTGAATTTGCCTCAAGTATTCAGCCGTTCTACAATGAATGCCTATGCCTTAGGAAACTCGTGAATCGTTAAAGTATGAGCTTTTTGCTTTTAGATTCTATTCCATTGCAAGTTTCAGAAATCACAAACGGGACAAACGAAAGAAACGCACTCGTAGCTAAAAAACAGAGCGAAGTAAAACTAGGAGAACAAAGGCGACGCAGGACTTGTTCTGACCAACTACCGAGACATGTGAGCACATGAGATCTATGAAGGTTTTCCTATGCACTGCATGAGAttttcacccgccgcggttgctcagtggctatggtgttaggctgctgagcacgagatcgcgggatcgaatcccggccacggcggccgcatttcgatggggtcgaaatgcgaaaacacccgtgtacttagatttaggtgcacgttaaagaacctcaggtggtcgaaatttccggagtcctccactacggcgtgcctcataatcagaaagtggttttggcacgtaaaaccccataatttaatttttttaatgagattTTCATGTGCCAGCGCACCTTCAATTGCCTCAATTGACAAGGAACTTCAATACCTCCACTATTTATCAATTCTTAAATCTCCGGCGTCTGATTAGGCATGGGTTGTTAGAGGAgcctgagcccccccccccccccccccttctgatGGTTGTGACCGCACAACCATAGAGTGTGTGTGCTCACATACACCGTTCAATTACAATTTTGACATGTGCGCTGATTGCTCTTCTGCAAGAGAGTCGAGCAGCAATTCCTTTAATAGTGACTACTGCCCAAGTGCCGAATTGGAATTGTGTATTAATTGGATTCCAGTGTATCTAATTTCTTATATTTATCATAAATATTTATTCAAGCCCATTAGTGTTCATGAATAGTCGGATGCGGTTGGTGAACTTAAGCCCATGCcgatttatatttttttctactcCTATAATGGCCTGCAAAGGCTATTATTAAATGAATCAATATAATGCACGTTTACCTACAGAAAacattttttctcactttatggtcactaaaaaaattgtggcaaatgtttttcaTATAGGTCACTCGAAAGACGTTCAATTTACAATAAGAAACTCGaccctagggggggggggggggggggggggggggcaccataAAAAAATTGACCCTCAAAGAGTTCACCGGGTTCTGTGGAGTTATACGATACTGATCACAGTATCATGTCTGTTTCATTCTGAAAGACTTTTCCGAAGCATTCTACATTCTACTCGAAGCATTCTTCCCTCCTCACAACCGTGTATACATCGCTCTATATTGAGTTGCTCGTCGTGATCACGAAAACACTTCTATCGCGGAAAAATCAAAGTTGTTAGGCATGCAACTTTTACAGAATAAGCTGCAATCATTTCCGAAGCTCGCTGCAGATTGTACCTCTTGAGATGCCACTTTCTGCTATCAAAGCGAGCGCATCGTGCACGTTATTATTCAAAACACGCACAGCAGCATGGGCTCTAtactgcagagaaaaaaaaaggaaaagaaaacatagTCAATGCACCCTCCTCATATCAGACGTCTCAGCCTTTCGCTGCGCATCAGTACCATGTCCATTTCGTTCGGAAAGACTTCGAAGCATTCCACAGGCAGCCGAGACCATGAGTTGTATTGTGTACCGCCTTGAACAAGCTACTAGTGCATTCTCCGCAAGCGCTGACAGTTTCTTTTCTATTTatgctccttttcttttttttcacacattTAAGTATTGTTACAGTTTGCAGAAAATgtatatctagccgcgttcaCAGCCACATGCGTACGGATGACTCCGAAACAACAACGCTGGAACCATTCATCAACACTACGCCGTGCCACCTGCACACGTGCGACTACGGAACCGTTTTGAAATTACTCTATATTGAGTCACCCATGGCAATCAGAAAAACACTTCCATCGCGGACAAATCAAataagtttttaggcatgtagggccctcgggGCTGTACtagtcggcgataaggtagcctccccTCCggcgggattatctgactgagccatggcgaatgctcggttgccatggAAAGACAcctctgtacttttttttttaatgacggcgagcttgaaattcacctcctgcACTGCACAACTTCTGTAGGCTTGGAGTGATGTCCGTCACCAGCACAatatgccgagagcgagtggggctatactaatccacgtacgaccaaattaggaaggctcaCGAAGCTTCCACGAGACTCCCTCACCAGATcaggaattggcctccttggtgcagtattcggccaccccctcctaAATGGCTAACTCAATCATactatggccctcagtccccagcagctgcggagcacatgACCAAGGCTGCGGTCAggcctgcaacgcagcagagggtgctaagaatccctgcatccagacaggctgccaatgcaaactgacccttgcaatgattaacacccgaaccctctcgagtgaggctatcttagcaggactctttgaggaattatcagacattgtttgggatattatcggcattaatgagattagaagaactggcgaggcttatacattgctgaataacggacatgtcctctgctatagaggtcgcctagataagaagcaatacggggtaggattcctaatccataaggacatagcgggcaacattgacgaattctaaagcattaatgagagggtagctgtagtcgtaatcaaacttaacaagaggtatagattaaaggtagtacaagcctatgcttcAATGTCCagtcacgaggacgaagaagtagatcagctttatgaagatgttgacttaacaatgagaaaagtgcaaccTCAATATACTGTAGCAATGgccaacttcaatgcaaaagtgggcaaAAAGCAGCCTGGTGatcaagcaattggcaactacggcgtcgattctaggaaggctagaggagagatgctggtagacatcgcagaaaggaataagcttcgaataatgaacacctttttcagaaaGCGTAGGAACAGAAAATGGGACCTGCAAAAGCCTTAATGGTGAAAGAAGAagtgaaattgacttcataccttctgctgatcccagcattgtgcaggatgtagaagtgataggtagggcaaagtgcagtgatcacagaTTAGGGAGGGCTAGAATTCACCTCCatgagaagagagaaagagctaaattggtcaagaaacaggtcaacctagacgcAGTGAGGGTAAAAGCAGAGAACTTCAGgccggtacttgcaaacaaatatgctgccttagaacagagagatgacgatGACGTAGAGCTAATAAATgcaaccgtaactaggttggcttcggAGGCAACAAGTGAAGTTGGAGGCAAGAAGACACCAAGGCactagtaggcaagctctcccaactaacaaaaggacctaataaagaaagccAAAAACTGAAAGTGCCTAACTCGAGATaggatagaatttgcggaactgtcaaaactgatcaacaaggcgaaaataagggatattcgaaactattatgtgagaaagactgaagaagccataaaaatggatgcagcctgatatcggtgagaaagaaacttggcataggacaaaccaagatgtatgcaccgaaaggtaagcagggtaatatcattagcATTCTCGAAAGAGTAGTAAAAGCAGcgtaagaattctatactgacctgtgcagtagCCAGAGGAGccatgatacctccattcgaagcagtaatgaacaggttgcagagactcctgcTATACCTAGCGACGAGGTTTGAAGACCTTTGCAAGCCATGAAACAGgaaaaagcagcaggagaagatggaataacagccgatttaatcaATGATGGAAGAGACCACTGACCTTCAAAGTTTTCGAATGTTCCGAAAATACAACCCGGGCACACCTAGTGTGTCGGCAAAGTGACCAGACGACACCGAGTTAACACATTTTAGTAAGCACCTTCCATGTTATCAATTTCTGCTAAGGAGCATGCTATGTGAATAGGTGATGAAGCTTGTAACCAGCCTAGTTTTTCTTCCAGTTTTTTCAAGTAGACACATTCAAGTATGCTCGGCACACGTGTGAAAGCATCAGGACCTACTGTCTTCAATAGAAGTAAAAAATTTCTTACATGGGCAGATTTTATTTCAAGTGAGCTTactatacaaaatatttacagtGTCACCTCCTAGCCGATCATGCCAAGCAGAAGAATAGAACACCCACCCTCGGACGCTGTTCTGGCCCTGAAGCCCGTCCTTGGAAAAATGCACTAGCACGGGCCGCAAATCCCAAAGCGTACCCACTCTCGGGTCTCTCAGGCGTTGTCCGGCGTGGTGCTGGAATGTGGAAGGGCCAGCACAGCCATGTCAGCACAACAATGACAATCTCTGCTAACAATGACCAGTGTGTGGGCCCACATCGGCCTTGTAGCATCGGTTTGCAAGTCTTGCCTTCATTTCCCTAGCTTTCTCATCACACCCAACGTTATGCTTGTTAAATGTGCAGGTGGTGCATGCATGCTGTGTTTGAGTGGACCATTTCACAAGTCAACAATCTCATCTGGAGAAGCATGCCAGGTGTACGGCCAGGCAAACATTTCCAGCATTCCTTAAAAAATGTCCCTCTTTCTCAAGGTTTTGTTTATGAATGCCGATTCATGCTCTCCCTTCCAACTTTCGCTTTAGATTTATTGCACTGGTTGAAATCTAGCCAAGAGCAAAACTTTGCCCACACACCCTTGTCTGCATTAATGCGTGTTGGCTAAATTTGTAAGAGAATGCCCTTTTTTCAAATTGGACTCCTCTCACTGGCTAAAAGTTCAAACATGTAATTTTTATTTTAACAACACACCAAATTACAGAGGTGAATTCCATGCATATTGGTTCACATTAGTATAATGCGCACGGAtgtacgcatgcacacacacaagcagTTGAACCTCAATGCAAGAACAATGAAATAAAAAGCATGCTGGCCCACCTCGGTGCCGCCGAGAGACAGGTCCACGTCCTCGAACTTCTGTGCTTGGCACAGACAAATGGGACCTAAGGCACTGGAGAAAAATGTCGCTGGGCTGGAAGCGCGTACGAAGAAGCCTTTTTTCGAAAGCCGATGGCAATATGGTAACATGAATTTATGGTCGcactcgattctaacgtgcatGCAATTTTTGACCCGTTTTATCGGAAGAGAGGTCCAGGTGATATTCAGGTAAATACAGTATTTCAAACTCCATATCTATGCTATCTggtgttgtatatatatatatatatatatatacatatatatatatatatatacacacacatatatatatatatatgtgtgtgtgtacatacatatacacacatatacatacatatacttCTACAATGATCCAGGTATATAGGTTGTAAATGTGGTATTCCTAGTATCCATAGCTCTTCTCCATGTGAAAATCGATGCCATGGAAGCTTTTAGATTCTATTCCATTGCAAGTTTAAGAAATCACAAACGGGACAAAGGAAAGAAACGCACTCGTAGCTAAAAAACAGAGCGAAGTAAAACTAGGGCAACAAAGGCGACGCAGGACTTGTTCTCCACAACTACCGAGACAGGTGAGCACATCAGGTCTATGAAGGTTTTTCTATGCACTGCATGAGATCGCCATGTGCATGCGCACCTTCAATTGCCTCGATTTACAAGGAGGTTCAATACCTCCAAGATTTATCAATTCTTAAATCTTTGGCGTCTGATTAGGCATGGGTTGTTAGAGGAgcctgagcccccccccccccccccctcttctgaTGGTTGTGACCGCACATCCATAGAGTGTGTGTGCTCACATACACTGTTCAATTACACTTTTGAAATGCGCGCTGATTGCTCTTCTGCAAGAGAGCCGAGCAGCAATTCCTTCAATATTGACTACTGCCCAAGTGCCGAATTGGAATACATCTATTCCAGTGTATATAATTCCTTATATTCATCATAAATATTTATGCAAGCCCATCCGTATTCATGAATAGTCGGATGCGGTTGTTGAACTTATGCTCATGCcgatttatatttttttctactcCTATAATTGCCTGCAAAGGCTATTATTAAATGAATTAATATAATGCATGTTTACCCACAGAAAACATTTTTGTCACTTTATGGTAACTAAAAAAATCGTGGCTAATGTTTTTCATATAGGTCACTCGAAAGATGTTAAATTTGCAACAAGAAAGTCGACcctggggggtgggggggggggggggggcaccataAAAAAATTGACCCTCAAAGAGTTAACAAGTTTCGTTGCAGTTCTATGATACTGATTACAGTATCATCAGTATCACGTCCGTTTCGTTCGGAAAAACTTGTCGAAAGGATTCTACTCGAAGCATTCTGCCCTCACAACTGTTTAGAAATCGCTGTATATTGGGTTACCCATCGCGACGAGGAGAACACTTCTATCGCAGACAAATAAAGTTTTTAGGCACGCAACATTTACAGAATGAGCTGCAATAACTTGCAAAGCTCGCTGCCAATTGTATCTCCCGAGATGCCCCTTCCTGCTATCAAAGCGAGCGCATCGCgcacattattattattcaaaacaCAAATAGGAGTATGGGCTCTGTACCGCAgagcaaaaaaaatgaaaaggaaaggaaaggtacCCATGGCAAAACAATAACCCTGCTGGAGCACTCATATAATACAGGTCACCTCGTCCTCATTTGGTGCCTATTGACTCACCTCAACGAGTTCTTTGAGGAGCTTCACCATATACACAGCCAGCGCAAATGATGAGGCCACAATTGCAAACATGACTCCTTTGTACACGCACTCCTGCGGTAGGAAATGGCAGATCAGCCATGTTACAGCAGCTCATATCGCTCCACATGGTCTTTTATCAATGGGCAAAGAGGAGACACAAGGCACAATTTTGCACGACGTGTTCGTCGTATCAACAGGTTCCATAAGTTGGAGTAGCCAACAGGTCCCATAAGTTTTCAACATGTTCCATCATTTGGAACTGGCACCTTTCAGACTTGTTGCATGTCGTATCGGACACCGCATTGTGCCATATGTCTTGTGTTTTAAAGGAACCCCATAAAGAGAAACACGAACTTGAGCTGAACTTGTAAATCGTGTTTCTATGATACTATTCAATATATTAAAACCGCAAAAAAAACTCGTAAGACAGAAATGACGCAACAATGAAAAAATGATGGCGACGCCAccttgcagtttctgcataccagCCCAGTATATGACGTCAAGGTTTTCGGAAGCGTCTGCTGGGGTCTATTTAATGTTACATTGGTATAGATGCATAGCATTTTGTTGCAAAATGGGCTAAATACTGAGCTCGATCAGTTTCGACTGCCCTGCTGGACCAAAATGGCTCAAATGTGAtggaatccgtgacgtcacactgacgtggaGGCGCTAATGGTTCAGCGCGAATTAAAATAAGTGCGACATTCACATTCTTTTTCTAGGTGAATTAATCAACTTATTAcctcaaactaaaaaaaaattgttgtaaAAAAGTAATTTGCACTGTTAATTGATGTAGTACTTTTCTTTAGTTTCCCTTTAAAGGCCACACTCATGCTTTCACTGTTATGGAAACAGGCGCTTTTTTTCCACTTATTGGCAAAATAGTGAGCCCTTTATCTTTTTAGAGTTGAATGTTGTCGAAAATCCAGCTGCGAACATATTTAGTTGGAAATAGGTATGTGCGGCCAGAATGAGGTCATGCAACTTATCTTGTGGTTGCTAAAGAAAAACCTGTTCTTAGTGGAGGGATGCTTATGTGGGGTCCATTGGCCTAGGACCATTTATATCAACGCCTCGACTTCTAGTTGGGCGGTTCTTAAAGTATCTAAATTAATGGAGAGTTCAAGCGGGCGATGAACAAAATGGCATTATTTAGGCATTCAGAAGGACGGCCGTAGTAGAAGACAGTCTGCAGAGAGATTCCCATGAGTCAaagtataaaaagaaagaacaatagaATAAAGCGTACGTGACAGCTGGTTGGTGCTTCTGGAACTTCCTCGAAGTGGGACCATAACTGCTTGATGATTCCAACGGCCCACGCAGATGACAGGCTTAAGAGAAACAAGGTGGTTGTCATCAATCATGCCTTTCCAAAGATGCCTTATTTATTGGCACAGACTCATTGTGGGGTATAGGTCACGAACCGGGTGgtaaaaacatttctttttcaaaaagGAATACAGATTAATTGAGGATGAGAAAGATACCGATAATAAATGATATTAGGTAGTGCATAAGTTACTCAGCCTTGTATTGATGGGACAGATAGGATAACTTTCTTAAACGTGCGCAAGAATTGAGCAAGTTTTGAACAATTACACTGCATATATTGTAAATGTGAATTTGTGTCATGGCTATCTAAATTTAATAAATTCATAATTTATTGAAGGAGAATTAAATAAATCATGGAAAATATTAATAAGGCAAGCTTTTTGTGTCACAAAAGTAATTATACATGGCTGGGCAAGCGTTCCTGCAGCTGTAACCTAATATGATTGCTCCAAGTGAAAGTACAGCGGTACGGCATAAAGGCAGGCCTAGAatttgaagtggaatttcgaaACAGTGTTTTTGTATTGTAGAAAACCGCTGACATGATGGTAAAAAATGATCGACGGACTggctcattgcagaggtagcataatAGGGAAACCACCAGATTACATATGTGCAAGTAAAAATGAGGTGGTGAAAAACAGCAACGCAGCCTTGTAAATGATATTTCGAATTGTCAGTTAGTACACCGTTGGCAGTTCCAAGATTAATTAAGATGCATAACGTCTAGATTTTTCTAATGAtaatctttttctgttttcagtCAAACAAAATTGCCTACATCCAGCCGCAGGGATATGCGCAGTTGGCAGACAGACATAACCTCATTGACATAACAAGACCATTTAAATATACTCGTGCTAAAGAGTCTGATATTGCATTAAGAGGAATGTCTCGGTTGCCTGGTATCCATACTGAATGGACTAGACTAAGTGGGGCGGAGCTAGTGTACAAAACGTGTTTAAAGCTGTCAAATTTGTAGATGCATTAGTGCACTGCACAGAAGAGAATGTGATGATGTCAACTCTTGTAGCATGAAGGGGCGACTTTCATAaagcaagaactattgccagaactTCTGCCAGAAGATATAGTCTGACAGGCAAAGAGAAAAACACCCATTTAGGGGTGACAAGTAGATCCTCACGCTTGCCTTTTCTTCACACGCGGAAGCATCAGTCACCATTAACATTTATTGGGCAATGAGCAAAATAGTCTTGTAAAAGAGCATTCAAATAGGGTGGGGGCAGCAATTATGCATTATcgggaaaaatgtctgcaaattcaatctTGAACGACGACGTGGACCTATCAAATAGCCGTATTTCCCCTTATGGGGACATTTGAAGGTGCTAATTTTACCTGCACTAACACAACCTGTGGAGCATGCAACCCAGGCCATGTGTTCTCAAAAATCAATttttggttcactaataaatgcatattgtgtACGTCCGAGATGAGATTCATAAGTTGTTAAACAGATTTGATGTCATCACTTGAGCTGAAGTCTCTGGCAGGTTTGATGTTAGTCATTGCATAGCTTTTAGTTAGACCTTGCATAGCTGAGGTACAGGCGTCGTCAAATCTCTGGATACAAACATCGTCAAACCTCCGTCGAGTCAAGGTCGCCCCAGATGCAGGTCTTCAGCATGTTGCGTATCAGCTGCCTTGCATAAAAAGGTCACCTACATCACTTTTCCAGGCGAGGGCTTGGAGACCGTCCCTGCATCATGCTCGATGTTCCTGCACGACTTGGCTAGGAGCGCCACGGCCATAGCGATTGCGCCTGGCACCTTAGTGACTGTGGCCCCCACTGCTGGGTGGTGAACTCTTCAATTTCATGTGGCCTCTGTCAGAACAGGGGTCATGGTGAATTCACATCGAAACCCTGCAGTACAAGTTAGTGGTAGTGGCACTCGCGGTATACGGGCCCGCCTCACCATAATGATAACAAAGTGGTAGTCGGTCAGGCGTGCACCAAATGTCTGATTTACGTGTGACAGCACGGTTGCTTTAGAAGTGAACCGCCTGTGCCGAACGTAGCGCAATGTGGTGGTGCGGGGGGGAGTTAACGGGAGCTAGCGATGCTGATGCACAGATGGAGCGCCTCCATGTGTCTCAATGCGTAACACGCCGGAAGCCGCTCGCCGCGGGTGGTGGGAATTCCGATGTAAGGAAGCTGCACCTCACCCATCCGTGCAAGTAGTGCACCGAAACTCACTCGCCGGGAGCGCTTGGTCGGGGTGCGAATTATGCACGTTGTCGGCGATGTAGTTGAATGTAGGCTGCTCCGCCCGGTACAGCTGCTAGAGCATGTGGTGGACTACTGAGCGTATTATCTCACGTAGTGCATCAATGTCAGTGGCTGCGAAAGTTCCCAGACCGATGGTTGTTGAAGCAGCATTTACTTGCCACTCATACCGGTTCGACTGCTGCTGCAGGGCCT
It includes:
- the LOC129382271 gene encoding uncharacterized protein isoform X8, which gives rise to MFAIVASSFALAVYMVKLLKELVEPSDIFLQCLRSHLSVPSTEVRGRGPVSRRHRAPRRTTPERPESGYALGFAARASAFFQGRASGPEQRPRTMPSVLGKAVQEDSTSVSRQNAEQPSERFLLSKTPALLRAKTVVPVSRLMYASTPRKRSDVHSRPISPTWNEETEEEVYPPRLVDP